The following proteins come from a genomic window of Paenibacillus spongiae:
- a CDS encoding DegT/DnrJ/EryC1/StrS family aminotransferase, with the protein MSMNEKLALFGGEPAVQTDDQEMFRWPIITGDDEAAALDVLRKGSMSGTDVTLQFENEFAAWLKLDYALAFNTGTAAIHAAMYGCGIGVGDEIICPSLTYWASALQVFSLGGTPVFADVEADTLNIDPADIEHRITERTKAIIVVHYIGYPADMDRIMEIARRHNLRVIEDVSHAQGGLYKGRKLGTIGDVGAMSLMTGKSFAIGEGGILVTGDRSIYERAVAFGHYERFGANIVSAELKPLAGLPLGGYKYRMHQISSAVGRVQLKHYERRIAEIDKAMNYFWDQLEDVPGIRAHRPPGGSGCTMGGWYSPHGFYISEQLEGLSITRFCEALQAEGAAGCYPGCNLPLHLHPVFHEADIYRHGQPTRIANSARDVRLEAGSLDVTENVIVRVFAIPWFKHYRTDIIDEYVRAFRKVTANYKELLAQDAGNPARMGQWNLSAPVADRR; encoded by the coding sequence ATGAGCATGAATGAGAAGCTTGCTCTATTCGGAGGCGAGCCGGCCGTCCAAACCGACGATCAGGAGATGTTCCGCTGGCCGATCATTACCGGGGATGATGAAGCGGCAGCGCTGGACGTGCTCCGCAAGGGCAGCATGTCGGGCACGGACGTTACCTTACAGTTCGAGAACGAATTTGCGGCCTGGCTGAAGCTGGATTATGCGCTTGCGTTCAATACGGGAACGGCAGCGATCCATGCGGCTATGTACGGGTGCGGAATCGGCGTCGGGGATGAAATCATCTGTCCCAGCCTGACCTATTGGGCATCCGCACTGCAGGTATTCTCGCTTGGCGGCACACCGGTATTTGCCGATGTGGAAGCGGATACATTGAATATCGACCCCGCCGATATCGAGCATCGGATTACGGAACGGACAAAAGCGATTATCGTGGTTCATTACATCGGCTATCCGGCCGATATGGACCGGATCATGGAGATCGCGCGGCGGCATAACCTGAGAGTGATCGAGGACGTCTCCCACGCGCAGGGCGGCCTGTATAAAGGACGCAAGCTGGGGACGATCGGCGATGTCGGCGCGATGTCGCTGATGACCGGCAAATCATTCGCGATCGGCGAAGGGGGCATACTGGTCACCGGAGATCGTTCGATCTATGAACGGGCCGTTGCTTTCGGACATTATGAACGATTCGGAGCGAATATCGTTTCGGCGGAGCTTAAGCCCTTGGCCGGACTGCCGCTGGGCGGATATAAATACAGAATGCACCAGATCAGCTCCGCAGTCGGACGGGTACAGCTGAAGCATTACGAACGGCGCATTGCGGAGATCGACAAGGCAATGAATTATTTTTGGGATCAATTAGAGGACGTTCCCGGCATTCGCGCACATCGCCCGCCAGGCGGCTCAGGCTGCACCATGGGAGGCTGGTACAGTCCGCATGGCTTCTACATTAGCGAACAATTAGAGGGATTGTCCATCACGCGTTTCTGTGAAGCGCTCCAAGCAGAGGGGGCAGCCGGCTGCTATCCGGGATGCAACCTCCCTCTTCATCTGCACCCTGTCTTCCACGAAGCGGATATATATAGACATGGTCAGCCGACGCGTATCGCCAACTCGGCAAGAGATGTCCGGCTCGAAGCGGGGAGCTTGGATGTGACCGAGAACGTGATTGTCCGCGTATTCGCGATCCCCTGGTTCAAGCATTACAGAACGGACATCATCGATGAATATGTACGAGCGTTTCGGAAGGTGACCGCGAATTATAAGGAGCTGCTAGCGCAGGATGCCGGAAATCCGGCCAGGATGGGACAATGGAATCTATCGGCTCCCGTTGCGGACCGACGCTAA
- a CDS encoding neutral/alkaline non-lysosomal ceramidase N-terminal domain-containing protein: MKMMLGTGKADITPPYPVPLAGFSERRDVYEGVARPLYVRVWLFEQDSDAAVERRQALIIQADLIWWGTGHVEAIKRSIQAKWGISPEHVFFHASHTHGGPQTTSEFNPLVGVMAPAYLNDLERAVEQAIADAHLNVEAVTMEKGSVICEGIGISRRRIVNGAAQFAPNPDGLNDNEVTVIRCLTEDGRMKGLLFHFTCHPTITNANWVTSEYCGAAMELLDREWGDGVSCFLQGCCGDIRPSLHKEGSFYRGDEGDIANSGAQLSAAVNRILTQPMTRLEPARIEGWITQVELPFRPLPFAEYGMEESEVAEAWKAMQQTGSSSQKDSSVLCMQLLKLADGLALIGMNGEMVVEYGVWIKREADGRILPLGYSNGMIGYVPTAAQIEEGGYESVTSGYVFGYPAPFASDVESRIKEALHILIGHVRA, encoded by the coding sequence ATGAAGATGATGCTGGGAACCGGCAAGGCGGATATTACGCCTCCCTATCCGGTTCCGCTTGCCGGATTTTCCGAACGAAGGGATGTTTATGAAGGGGTAGCTAGACCATTGTATGTGCGGGTATGGCTGTTTGAGCAGGACTCAGATGCTGCTGTAGAACGCCGGCAAGCGCTCATAATACAGGCAGACTTGATCTGGTGGGGCACCGGGCATGTTGAGGCGATAAAACGAAGCATTCAAGCGAAGTGGGGAATTTCCCCGGAGCATGTCTTTTTTCACGCATCCCATACGCATGGCGGACCTCAAACGACGAGCGAGTTCAATCCGCTGGTTGGCGTAATGGCGCCGGCTTACCTCAACGATCTGGAGCGGGCGGTGGAGCAAGCGATTGCCGATGCGCACTTGAACGTAGAAGCCGTCACGATGGAGAAGGGAAGCGTGATTTGCGAAGGGATCGGGATCAGCCGCCGCAGAATCGTCAATGGAGCTGCCCAATTTGCGCCTAATCCAGACGGTCTCAACGATAATGAAGTAACGGTAATCCGCTGCTTAACGGAAGATGGCAGAATGAAGGGCCTGCTGTTCCACTTTACCTGCCATCCCACCATAACGAACGCCAATTGGGTTACATCGGAATATTGCGGAGCGGCCATGGAGCTGCTGGACCGGGAATGGGGCGACGGGGTAAGCTGCTTTCTTCAAGGCTGCTGCGGAGATATTCGTCCTTCCCTGCATAAGGAGGGCAGCTTCTATCGAGGGGACGAAGGTGATATTGCCAATTCCGGAGCTCAACTGTCCGCGGCGGTTAACCGTATTCTGACCCAGCCGATGACTCGCCTGGAACCGGCTCGCATCGAGGGCTGGATAACCCAGGTGGAGCTTCCCTTCCGCCCGCTTCCCTTTGCGGAATACGGAATGGAGGAAAGTGAAGTCGCGGAAGCCTGGAAAGCCATGCAGCAAACCGGCTCGTCTTCTCAGAAGGACAGCTCCGTTCTGTGCATGCAGCTGCTGAAGTTGGCCGACGGCCTCGCTCTTATCGGAATGAACGGGGAGATGGTGGTCGAATACGGGGTATGGATCAAGCGTGAGGCTGACGGACGGATCCTGCCGCTTGGTTACAGCAATGGAATGATCGGCTATGTTCCTACAGCAGCTCAGATCGAGGAAGGCGGCTATGAAAGCGTCACCTCGGGTTATGTTTTCGGGTATCCGGCACCGTTTGCATCCGATGTCGAATCCCGCATAAAAGAAGCGCTGCACATTTTGATCGGACATGTTCGGGCATGA
- a CDS encoding YebC/PmpR family DNA-binding transcriptional regulator, with product MKFKLFKDRKGKADQAKNNKFVKLAREIYVHAKRGGTNPEANFALKTAIAAARAEQMPVDNIERAIKKAAGSADNVDYEEIMYEGYGPGGVAIMVKCLTDNRNRTAADVRSIFNKRGGNMGESGCVSYMFDEKGLLVIDREENETDEDTMIMQALESGAEDVIVNEDSFEIITHPHEFEQVKNALEKEGFEFTTAGVRWLPQTSVTSEGENADKLMKMMDAFDDNDDVQDVYVNFEIAEA from the coding sequence ATGAAGTTTAAGTTATTTAAAGATCGCAAGGGCAAAGCCGACCAGGCTAAAAATAATAAATTCGTGAAGCTTGCCCGTGAAATTTATGTTCATGCGAAGCGTGGCGGAACGAATCCGGAAGCCAACTTTGCGCTCAAGACGGCCATTGCGGCCGCGCGGGCGGAGCAGATGCCAGTCGACAATATCGAGCGTGCCATTAAGAAGGCGGCCGGAAGCGCGGATAATGTGGATTATGAAGAAATTATGTACGAAGGCTACGGTCCTGGCGGCGTGGCCATCATGGTGAAATGCTTGACGGATAATCGCAACCGGACGGCAGCGGACGTACGTTCGATATTCAACAAGCGGGGCGGCAACATGGGGGAGAGCGGCTGCGTATCCTATATGTTCGACGAGAAGGGTCTGCTCGTAATCGATCGCGAGGAGAACGAAACCGACGAAGATACGATGATCATGCAGGCACTGGAATCCGGAGCGGAAGATGTCATTGTCAATGAGGACAGCTTCGAGATTATCACCCATCCGCATGAGTTCGAGCAGGTTAAGAATGCGCTCGAGAAGGAAGGCTTCGAGTTTACGACTGCGGGCGTACGGTGGCTGCCGCAAACTTCGGTGACATCCGAAGGAGAGAATGCGGACAAGCTCATGAAGATGATGGACGCATTCGACGACAATGACGATGTACAGGACGTTTATGTGAATTTCGAAATCGCCGAAGCGTAA
- a CDS encoding MFS transporter codes for MGASSTANNTASSAAGKETAILRTFTFSSYMTLAVVVSYFPLYFLDQGYSESQIGILYSTGPFISIFANLILGIASDKYRTIKKIMILLLFGQLVMVSFLFTTDSFIMVCIIMTAFYFFQQPMNPLNDSLILLSTQYTGTPYALVRMFGSLGFASAAFFFGQLLKTTGSSATLMICVVTIIITLLLSFKLRDYQGSLRKMEFGGFFKLIRKPQIVTFFAILLIISIAHRMYEGFLAVTLRHMGASDSLVGIAWLTSATSEIPILFLLGKYGHKFKELPLLAIASLMYAIRFWLISNISSPIWVIPVQLMHSVTFGIYFTTALRYISNVIPDEYRASGQALFAIVWTGFAGIISGTVGGSIYEHYGRESFFHLAMVLAIIASVGFLAKHTLSRST; via the coding sequence ATGGGAGCTTCATCTACGGCCAACAACACTGCCTCATCAGCCGCCGGGAAAGAAACGGCAATATTGCGAACGTTTACCTTCAGCTCCTACATGACGCTTGCCGTGGTCGTTTCGTATTTCCCGCTCTACTTTCTCGACCAGGGCTATAGCGAATCGCAGATCGGCATCCTGTATTCCACCGGACCTTTCATCTCGATCTTCGCTAATCTGATACTCGGTATCGCCAGCGATAAGTACCGCACGATCAAAAAAATCATGATCCTGCTGCTGTTCGGTCAGCTCGTCATGGTGTCGTTTCTCTTTACGACGGATTCGTTTATTATGGTTTGCATCATCATGACCGCGTTTTACTTTTTCCAGCAGCCGATGAACCCGTTAAACGACAGCCTCATTCTGCTGTCGACTCAGTACACGGGCACGCCATATGCGCTCGTGCGCATGTTCGGATCTCTCGGGTTCGCCTCCGCCGCGTTCTTCTTCGGACAGCTTCTGAAGACTACCGGCTCATCGGCGACATTGATGATTTGCGTAGTGACGATTATAATAACGCTGCTGCTGTCCTTCAAGCTTAGGGATTACCAAGGCTCCCTGCGCAAAATGGAATTCGGCGGTTTCTTCAAGCTCATACGCAAGCCGCAAATCGTCACCTTCTTCGCCATCCTGCTCATCATTTCCATCGCCCATCGGATGTACGAGGGCTTCCTAGCCGTGACGCTTCGTCATATGGGAGCCAGCGATTCGCTCGTCGGCATTGCATGGCTGACGTCGGCTACAAGCGAAATCCCGATACTCTTCCTGCTGGGCAAATACGGTCATAAATTTAAAGAGCTGCCGCTGCTTGCGATCGCCAGCTTGATGTATGCCATCCGATTCTGGCTGATCAGTAACATTTCGTCCCCGATATGGGTGATCCCTGTTCAATTGATGCACAGCGTCACATTCGGCATTTATTTCACAACGGCGCTTCGGTATATTTCAAATGTCATTCCCGATGAATACCGCGCTTCCGGACAAGCCTTGTTTGCTATCGTCTGGACGGGATTCGCAGGAATCATCAGCGGTACGGTCGGCGGCAGCATCTATGAGCATTACGGCAGAGAGTCGTTCTTCCATCTGGCCATGGTACTGGCGATCATCGCTTCCGTCGGATTCTTGGCCAAGCATACGCTCAGCCGCTCCACCTGA
- a CDS encoding multi antimicrobial extrusion protein MatE — MIQQPNTVTMGRLWSFFLPLGISATLVTISHVIINSTLTRGDDPERIIASYAIAMSLLVITEKPAVLLRQTCSALVRDKRSFRAMLRVGQLVFTAIMALGLLICYTPLGEWIFAGPFGVSSQLVPDVIDVYQVLMFVSLFSGIRCLYQGVIIYNLRTKWLTIGMAVRLVGMYLLSRYFIHTGVESGTVGAIIFLLGMIIEAAISYTEGRLLVKRMPEKEPAHTIDSGRQVFSFYRPMLLSTLIAVWIGPSINALLGKTTDAYLSVASYALAASLVGLVVSFFSYFHQIVLNFYKIDRNAVKRFTLAFGFIPALLIALLAFTPIGDLILEHIMGVQGRLKAESLNALRAFFLFALAAPWLDAFNGIIMVRGHTRVMLGSQSANLIFTVATMLLLVFLSPGWNGAIGAWAQSIGVAAECAFVAFAIKRGSRINRAIAGKVTDME; from the coding sequence ATGATTCAACAGCCCAATACGGTGACGATGGGACGGCTGTGGTCGTTCTTTCTACCGCTTGGCATATCGGCGACGCTCGTTACGATCTCCCACGTCATTATTAACAGCACCCTGACCCGCGGAGACGATCCGGAGCGAATTATTGCCAGCTATGCGATTGCGATGAGTCTTCTCGTCATTACGGAGAAGCCCGCCGTTCTGCTCAGACAAACCTGCTCGGCCCTCGTCCGGGATAAACGCTCGTTTCGCGCCATGCTGCGGGTCGGACAGCTCGTGTTCACCGCGATCATGGCGCTCGGCTTGCTCATTTGCTACACTCCGCTTGGCGAGTGGATCTTCGCCGGGCCATTCGGCGTAAGCAGCCAGCTTGTACCGGATGTGATCGATGTTTATCAAGTCCTGATGTTCGTCAGTCTCTTCTCCGGCATCCGCTGTCTTTACCAAGGCGTCATTATTTATAATTTGCGGACCAAGTGGCTTACGATCGGCATGGCCGTAAGGCTTGTCGGGATGTATCTGCTCTCTCGCTATTTCATTCATACGGGAGTCGAGAGCGGCACGGTGGGTGCGATTATCTTTCTGCTGGGCATGATTATTGAGGCGGCGATCAGTTACACGGAAGGCCGGCTGCTCGTAAAGCGGATGCCTGAGAAGGAGCCTGCCCACACGATCGACTCGGGGCGGCAAGTCTTTTCCTTCTATCGTCCGATGCTGCTGTCGACGCTTATTGCCGTCTGGATCGGTCCTTCCATTAATGCGCTGCTGGGCAAAACGACCGATGCTTATCTCTCTGTAGCATCCTATGCGTTAGCAGCCAGTCTTGTTGGGCTGGTGGTCAGCTTCTTCAGTTATTTTCATCAAATTGTGCTCAATTTCTATAAGATTGACCGCAACGCCGTCAAACGTTTCACGCTTGCGTTCGGCTTCATACCGGCTCTTCTTATCGCCCTGCTCGCCTTCACTCCGATCGGCGACCTTATACTCGAACACATTATGGGTGTGCAAGGCCGCTTGAAAGCTGAGAGCTTAAATGCGCTGCGGGCTTTCTTCTTGTTTGCCCTTGCGGCCCCCTGGCTCGATGCCTTCAACGGCATCATTATGGTGCGGGGACATACGCGCGTAATGCTAGGCTCGCAAAGCGCCAACCTCATTTTCACAGTTGCGACGATGCTGCTGCTTGTGTTCCTCTCACCAGGGTGGAACGGCGCGATCGGCGCTTGGGCGCAATCGATCGGCGTAGCTGCTGAATGCGCGTTCGTTGCCTTCGCCATCAAGCGAGGCAGCCGTATTAACCGGGCAATCGCCGGAAAAGTAACGGATATGGAGTGA
- a CDS encoding tetraprenyl-beta-curcumene synthase family protein, with protein MRFSVPNGRVPTSPLKLMYRVYKYVLPEVRAELSRLRFLAESIPDPELRRQALASMAGKQFHCEGGAVYAAANLGQRHILIPLIVALQTISDYLDNLCDRSTSLDPDDFRLLHQSMLDAIDPQAPLRDYYACREERLDGGYLHELVRTCQSCVKQLPGYRHAQPHVAELVTLYSDLQVYKHIRKDLREPQLMAWWNKHRTRWAHLQWNEFAAATGSTLGMFMLFLAAADERLSEDQARLIRDAYFPHVCGLHIMLDYLIDQEEDRIGGDLNFCNYYDDQATLIERIGEIVQNAREDVRRLSAWRFHRMIIEGLLALYLSDPKVRQQSDVRRISKRLMRNSPLTRLFFWGNSVWIRMQQT; from the coding sequence ATGAGGTTTTCGGTTCCTAACGGCCGCGTGCCGACGTCGCCGCTGAAGTTAATGTACCGGGTATACAAATATGTGCTGCCGGAGGTACGGGCGGAGCTTAGCCGCCTCCGCTTCCTCGCGGAGAGCATTCCGGATCCGGAATTGCGCAGGCAGGCGCTTGCCAGCATGGCAGGCAAGCAGTTTCATTGCGAGGGTGGCGCGGTCTACGCCGCAGCCAATCTAGGCCAGCGGCATATCCTCATCCCTCTTATTGTCGCCTTACAGACCATTAGCGACTATTTGGATAATCTGTGCGACCGGAGCACCTCGCTCGATCCGGATGACTTTCGTCTGCTTCATCAGTCCATGCTGGATGCGATTGATCCGCAAGCGCCTCTCCGCGATTACTATGCTTGCCGGGAGGAGCGGCTGGACGGAGGCTATTTGCACGAATTGGTTCGCACCTGCCAAAGCTGCGTCAAGCAGCTGCCCGGTTATCGGCATGCGCAGCCGCATGTGGCGGAACTGGTGACTCTATATAGCGATTTGCAGGTGTACAAGCATATTCGGAAGGATCTGAGGGAGCCTCAGCTGATGGCATGGTGGAACAAGCACCGGACCCGCTGGGCACATCTGCAATGGAATGAGTTTGCCGCTGCGACAGGCTCGACTTTAGGCATGTTTATGCTGTTTCTGGCAGCTGCCGACGAGCGTCTATCGGAGGACCAGGCGCGTTTGATTCGCGATGCATATTTTCCTCATGTATGCGGTCTTCATATTATGCTCGATTACTTGATCGACCAGGAGGAAGACCGGATCGGCGGCGATTTGAATTTCTGTAACTATTATGATGACCAAGCTACGCTTATCGAACGAATTGGAGAAATTGTCCAGAATGCGCGCGAAGACGTCCGGCGATTGTCGGCGTGGCGCTTTCACCGTATGATTATTGAAGGGCTGCTCGCCTTGTATTTGTCGGATCCGAAGGTCCGGCAGCAATCCGATGTCCGCCGCATCTCCAAACGGCTGATGCGCAATAGTCCGCTGACCCGGTTGTTCTTCTGGGGAAACAGCGTCTGGATTCGTATGCAACAAACATAG
- the pfkA gene encoding 6-phosphofructokinase: protein MSAVKSIAVLTSGGDSQGMNAAVRSVVRSALYHGLEVYGVQRGYQGLLNNDLRPMDLRSVGDIIQRGGTILQTARCKEFLTPEGQQKGADVLRERGIDGLVVIGGDGSYHGANKLSKLGIKTMCLPGTIDNDIPFTDFTIGFDTAVSIVVDAINKLRDTMTSHERSSVVEVMGRHCGDIALYAGLASGAETILVPEVGFDLDLVSGRMQENFQCGKRHSIIIVAEGAGSGEEIAAGITQRNGIEARVTVLGHIQRGGCPTHNDRILASQLGDFAVRKLMEGDSGKGCGIVKGELVVTDIEQVVNTKKPFNMELYNLASRLSQ, encoded by the coding sequence ATGTCAGCTGTTAAATCAATTGCTGTTCTAACAAGCGGCGGCGACTCGCAAGGAATGAACGCAGCCGTTCGATCGGTTGTAAGAAGCGCATTGTATCACGGGCTTGAGGTTTATGGCGTGCAGCGCGGTTATCAAGGGCTGTTGAACAACGACCTTCGTCCGATGGATCTGCGCAGTGTGGGCGATATTATTCAGCGCGGAGGAACGATTCTGCAGACTGCCCGCTGCAAGGAGTTTCTAACACCCGAAGGCCAGCAGAAGGGTGCCGACGTGCTTCGCGAGCGCGGCATCGACGGACTGGTCGTGATCGGCGGTGACGGTTCTTATCATGGTGCCAACAAACTAAGCAAGCTGGGCATCAAGACGATGTGTCTGCCGGGCACGATCGATAACGATATTCCGTTTACAGACTTTACGATCGGATTCGATACCGCGGTGAGCATTGTCGTTGACGCCATCAATAAGCTGCGCGATACGATGACTTCTCATGAACGTTCATCGGTCGTCGAAGTGATGGGCCGGCATTGCGGAGATATCGCGCTGTACGCCGGGTTGGCAAGCGGCGCGGAGACGATTCTCGTTCCGGAGGTAGGATTCGATCTGGATCTTGTTTCGGGAAGGATGCAGGAGAACTTCCAATGCGGTAAACGCCATAGTATCATTATTGTCGCGGAAGGCGCCGGAAGCGGCGAAGAAATCGCGGCAGGCATCACGCAGCGCAACGGCATCGAGGCGCGGGTGACGGTGCTCGGCCATATTCAACGCGGCGGATGCCCGACCCATAACGACCGTATCCTTGCAAGCCAGCTCGGCGACTTCGCCGTGCGCAAGCTCATGGAAGGCGATTCCGGCAAAGGATGCGGCATCGTCAAGGGAGAGCTTGTCGTGACGGATATCGAACAAGTGGTCAACACGAAGAAACCGTTCAACATGGAATTGTATAACCTGGCAAGCCGCTTATCGCAATAA
- a CDS encoding DUF3906 family protein encodes MFLYKIELELTDQTAYLILLAPSDEMAFEYVDSHVARHFIKSPEIRSAAIVEKKRTEAGSGYVIAQ; translated from the coding sequence ATGTTTCTATACAAAATTGAACTTGAATTAACCGACCAAACCGCTTACCTTATTCTGCTTGCGCCAAGCGATGAGATGGCCTTCGAATATGTGGACAGCCATGTGGCGCGCCACTTTATCAAGTCGCCTGAAATCAGATCCGCTGCGATCGTAGAGAAGAAGCGGACGGAGGCCGGCTCCGGATATGTGATTGCTCAGTAA
- a CDS encoding putative glycoside hydrolase, whose product MDALFSVIMLMYQLFTGIGTGEETASVNKLLASLITPASVQQPSEGQGSGGSPGQSGNAGLKDPQPDAPKIKGIYLTAHSAGGSRLETLLKLLDDTALNSMVIDVKDDLGYITYPTTNPELLKYGAPKKYIRDINALMTKLKEHEVYPIARVVVFKDTVLARSHPNLSFRHKDGTVWQNGKKDSFVNPYMKEVWDYNIAVAKESVKLGFKEIQFDYVRFPEGFENKADSLVFDKTKESRVDAVAGFVKYAKEQLEPLGVRVSVDIFGYAASVPAAEGIGQDFVKISKYVDVISPMVYPSHYSTGWFGVKDPDKDPYATIKGSMIDTHKKLDPIGSFKPIIRPWIQDFTASWLGKGRYVKYGKAEVEAQIKALKDTGVDEYLLWNAGNKYTPGVIY is encoded by the coding sequence ATGGATGCCTTATTTTCCGTTATTATGCTGATGTATCAATTATTCACTGGAATCGGTACGGGAGAAGAGACCGCTTCTGTGAACAAACTGCTTGCTTCCCTTATCACGCCTGCGTCCGTACAGCAGCCGTCCGAAGGTCAAGGCAGCGGAGGAAGCCCGGGACAGAGCGGCAATGCCGGGTTGAAAGATCCTCAGCCGGACGCCCCGAAGATCAAGGGCATCTACTTAACCGCGCACAGTGCCGGCGGGTCAAGGCTGGAGACGCTGCTCAAGCTGCTGGACGACACGGCTTTGAACAGCATGGTAATCGATGTCAAGGACGATTTAGGCTATATTACATACCCGACAACGAATCCGGAGCTCCTGAAATACGGAGCGCCAAAGAAGTATATCCGCGACATAAACGCCTTGATGACCAAGCTGAAGGAGCATGAGGTGTACCCGATCGCCCGCGTCGTCGTCTTCAAGGACACCGTCCTCGCTCGCAGCCATCCGAACCTTTCGTTCCGGCACAAAGACGGCACCGTCTGGCAGAATGGCAAGAAGGACAGCTTCGTTAATCCCTATATGAAGGAAGTATGGGATTACAACATCGCGGTCGCCAAGGAGTCGGTAAAGCTCGGCTTCAAGGAAATCCAGTTCGATTATGTCCGGTTCCCAGAGGGCTTCGAGAACAAAGCCGATTCGCTTGTCTTCGACAAAACAAAGGAGAGCCGCGTAGATGCGGTAGCGGGCTTCGTCAAGTATGCGAAGGAACAGCTGGAGCCTCTCGGAGTAAGAGTATCCGTCGATATTTTCGGATACGCGGCATCCGTACCGGCTGCAGAAGGGATCGGGCAGGATTTCGTGAAGATTTCGAAGTACGTCGACGTCATCAGTCCGATGGTTTATCCGAGCCATTACAGTACAGGATGGTTTGGCGTGAAGGATCCGGATAAAGATCCATACGCGACCATTAAGGGCTCCATGATCGACACCCATAAGAAGCTGGATCCGATCGGGTCGTTCAAGCCGATTATTCGGCCGTGGATCCAAGATTTTACGGCCAGCTGGCTGGGCAAGGGCCGCTACGTCAAATACGGCAAAGCTGAAGTGGAAGCACAGATCAAGGCGCTGAAGGATACCGGCGTCGACGAATACTTGCTTTGGAATGCAGGGAACAAATATACGCCAGGCGTTATTTATTAA
- a CDS encoding YitT family protein: MKTTRTALVITISAALIAFGFNQLIIPHQMISGGISGITMIASYATGLNIAWLFFVLNVPILVWGWMVLGTRFIGWSVVSVVMTTVALKIIPVYPVVTNPILGAVFGGVIVGIGSGLSLREGGSTGGFDIIASILSRKRDISVGMLLFFLNAAIIAALGMMNQNWDIALFSLLSIFTTGKVIDVVHIRHVKITAFIVTNDPDALLSALLTMQRGVTVIRTRGGYTQTERDMLMTVTTRYELAELRNRIAKADPRAFVNFVETVGVMGDFRKSDP, encoded by the coding sequence TTGAAAACGACCCGGACCGCACTCGTCATAACGATTAGCGCAGCGCTGATCGCCTTCGGCTTCAATCAGCTCATCATCCCCCACCAGATGATAAGCGGCGGAATTTCCGGCATCACTATGATTGCCTCATATGCGACCGGATTAAACATTGCCTGGCTTTTTTTCGTGCTGAATGTCCCGATTCTTGTGTGGGGATGGATGGTTCTCGGCACCCGTTTCATCGGCTGGAGCGTCGTATCGGTCGTCATGACCACGGTTGCCTTAAAGATTATTCCCGTGTATCCGGTTGTAACGAATCCGATTCTGGGAGCGGTATTCGGCGGTGTGATTGTTGGCATTGGAAGCGGTCTGTCGCTTCGCGAAGGCGGGTCAACGGGCGGATTCGATATTATTGCATCCATCCTATCCCGCAAGAGGGACATCTCGGTTGGCATGCTGCTCTTCTTTCTCAATGCGGCCATTATCGCCGCGCTGGGCATGATGAACCAGAATTGGGATATCGCCCTGTTCTCTCTTCTCTCCATCTTCACGACAGGCAAGGTGATCGATGTCGTTCATATCCGGCATGTGAAGATTACGGCTTTCATCGTTACGAACGATCCCGATGCGCTTCTTTCGGCCCTGCTTACCATGCAGCGCGGCGTGACCGTCATTCGTACGAGGGGCGGATATACGCAAACCGAACGCGATATGCTGATGACCGTAACGACGCGATATGAGCTTGCGGAGCTCCGGAACCGGATCGCCAAGGCCGATCCCCGCGCTTTCGTCAATTTCGTGGAAACCGTCGGGGTCATGGGAGACTTCCGCAAATCCGATCCGTAG